The following proteins are co-located in the Callithrix jacchus isolate 240 chromosome 10, calJac240_pri, whole genome shotgun sequence genome:
- the MPZL2 gene encoding myelin protein zero-like protein 2: MYGKSPTRAVLLLLGIQLTALWPIAAVEIYTSRVLEAVNGTDARLKCTFSSFAPVGDALTVTWNFRPLDGGPEQFVFYYHIDPFQPMSGRFKDRVFWDGNPQRYDASISLRRLQFDDNGTYTCQVKNPPDVDGVIGEIRLSVVQTVRFSEIYFLALAIGSACALMIIIVIVVVLVQHFRKKRWAERAHKVVEIKSKEEERLNQEKKVSVYLEDTD, from the exons ATGTATGGCAAGAGCCCTACTCGTGCGGTGCTGCTTCTCCTTGGCATACAGCTCACAG CTCTTTggcctatagcagctgtggaaattTATACCTCCCGGGTGCTGGAGGCTGTTAATGGGACAGATGCTCGGTTAAAATGCACTTTCTCCAGCTTCGCCCCTGTGGGTGATGCTCTAACAGTGACCTGGAATTTTCGTCCTCTAGATGGGGGACCTGAGCAGTTT GTATTCTACTACCACATAGATCCCTTCCAACCCATGAGTGGACGGTTTAAGGACCGGGTGTTTTGGGATGGGAACCCTCAGCGGTACGATGCCTCCATCTCTCTCAGGAGATTGCAGTTTGACGACAATGGGACATACACCTGCCAGGTGAAGAACCCACCTGATGTTGATGGGGTGATAGGGGAGATCCGGCTCAGCGTCGTGCAAACTG TACGCTTCTCTGAGATCTACTTCTTGGCTTTGGCCATTGGTTCTGCCTGTGCACTGATGATCATAATAGTAATTGTGGTGGTCCTTGTCCAGCATTTCCGGAAAAAGCGATGGGCCGAAAGAGCTCATAAAGTGGTGGAGATAAAATC aaaagaagaggaaaggctCAACCAAGAGAAAAAGGTCTCTGTTTATTTAGAAGACACAGACTAA